In Luteitalea sp. TBR-22, one genomic interval encodes:
- a CDS encoding polysaccharide deacetylase family protein has translation MRIVPVRAALAALVLTAALALVPVPVSTSPGVQAAPVVAATVGWPGGARMALSLSFDDGRASQVTQGLPVFARHGARVTLYVVPSAVERSLDLWKQAAAAGHEIANHSLTHSCSGNFPFSRQKALEEHSIDRMREELAQANRRIVELLGVPPPRSFAYPCGQTFVGRGRDTRSYVPVVAEAFVSGRTWMDEAPNDPAYVDLAQATGIEMDGREFADLLPVVEGARTAGAWLVLAGHDIGAGGRQTTRVAMLDALLAHARDPANGIWLAPVGDVADHIVKARGHR, from the coding sequence ATGCGCATCGTGCCCGTCCGTGCCGCCCTCGCCGCGCTGGTCCTCACCGCGGCCCTCGCCCTCGTACCCGTGCCTGTGTCGACATCTCCCGGCGTCCAGGCGGCGCCCGTCGTCGCCGCCACGGTGGGCTGGCCGGGCGGCGCGCGCATGGCGCTCAGCCTGTCGTTCGACGATGGCCGGGCCAGTCAGGTGACGCAGGGCCTGCCGGTGTTTGCCCGACACGGGGCGCGGGTCACGCTGTACGTGGTGCCGTCGGCGGTCGAACGGTCACTCGACCTGTGGAAGCAGGCCGCCGCGGCCGGACACGAGATCGCCAACCACTCGCTGACGCACTCCTGCAGCGGCAACTTCCCGTTCTCGCGGCAGAAGGCGCTCGAGGAGCACTCGATCGACCGCATGCGCGAGGAACTCGCGCAGGCCAACCGTCGCATCGTCGAGTTGCTCGGCGTGCCACCGCCCCGCAGCTTCGCCTACCCGTGCGGGCAGACGTTCGTGGGCCGGGGTCGGGACACGCGGAGCTACGTGCCGGTGGTGGCCGAGGCGTTCGTGTCGGGGCGCACGTGGATGGACGAGGCTCCCAACGATCCGGCCTACGTCGACCTCGCGCAGGCGACCGGCATCGAGATGGACGGGCGGGAGTTCGCCGACCTGCTGCCGGTGGTCGAGGGGGCGCGGACCGCGGGGGCGTGGCTCGTGCTCGCCGGGCACGACATCGGGGCAGGCGGCCGGCAGACCACGCGCGTCGCGATGCTCGACGCGCTGCTCGCCCATGCCAGGGATCCCGCCAACGGCATCTGGCTGGCCCCGGTCGGCGACGTGGCCGATCACATCGTCAAGGCACGGGGCCACCGGTGA